A single window of Martelella sp. NC20 DNA harbors:
- a CDS encoding IS110 family RNA-guided transposase: MHRPLEGSPVFNRKLRRAEVLRFFAKQPSCLVGLEACGSSHYWARQIAALGHDVRVIPPVYVKPFVKCGKTDAADAADAEAISEAVTRKTMRFVPIKSAEQQAAAMVLKTRSLLVRQQTQAINALRAHLSELGIITAIGTTKVSGLIDIVRDATDARLPKTARFALSTLADQIEALFAQIVKLEREIVAEAKRDEDMRRLATIPGVGPITAASIKALVPDPGGFKSARHFAAWLGLTPRSHSSGGKERLGGISKMGNPELRSLLVLGASSVLRRVRGNDKAPKWLSALLTRRPYKVVAVALANKTARVIWALLTKGGIYRGMAPVDSVANA; this comes from the coding sequence CTGCATCGGCCCCTGGAGGGGTCTCCAGTCTTCAACCGCAAGCTCCGCCGCGCTGAAGTGCTGCGGTTCTTCGCGAAGCAGCCTTCGTGTCTGGTCGGCCTCGAGGCCTGTGGCAGTTCGCACTACTGGGCTCGCCAGATCGCAGCACTTGGACATGACGTTCGCGTGATCCCACCGGTCTATGTCAAGCCCTTCGTGAAGTGCGGTAAGACTGATGCCGCTGATGCCGCTGATGCCGAGGCGATCAGCGAGGCCGTGACGCGCAAAACCATGCGCTTCGTCCCCATCAAATCGGCGGAGCAACAGGCGGCAGCGATGGTGTTAAAAACGCGCAGCCTTCTGGTCCGCCAACAAACCCAGGCGATTAATGCGCTACGCGCTCATCTGTCGGAATTGGGTATCATCACCGCCATCGGCACAACGAAGGTTTCCGGCCTAATCGACATCGTGCGTGATGCGACCGATGCTCGCCTGCCGAAGACTGCGCGCTTCGCTCTGTCCACCCTCGCCGATCAGATCGAGGCGTTGTTCGCGCAGATCGTGAAGCTCGAACGGGAGATTGTCGCCGAAGCGAAGCGCGATGAGGATATGCGACGTCTGGCCACTATACCAGGCGTCGGCCCGATCACGGCGGCGTCAATCAAGGCGCTTGTTCCAGATCCCGGCGGGTTCAAATCCGCTCGCCACTTCGCAGCCTGGCTGGGATTAACGCCGAGATCCCATTCGAGCGGTGGCAAAGAGAGGTTGGGAGGAATATCAAAGATGGGCAATCCCGAGCTCCGCTCCTTGCTCGTCCTCGGCGCGAGCTCTGTCCTGCGACGCGTCCGAGGCAACGATAAAGCGCCGAAATGGCTGAGCGCGCTTCTGACCCGACGGCCCTACAAGGTCGTGGCCGTCGCGCTCGCAAACAAGACGGCCCGGGTCATATGGGCACTTCTGACCAAGGGCGGGATATATCGAGGCATGGCACCGGTAGATAGCGTCGCGAATGCTTGA
- a CDS encoding ABC transporter ATP-binding protein, translating to MATADIALENEPDAGSSGSASEAPDYLASLRLIWPYLAGQRLSLLLAVLLATVAVVLELVPVYVITVFVGELIAGSLTAAGLLTYTLVSLGAVVLGYLVMGAATMVSHLVAFEAIYRLRLSLSRHLARLPLGYFAGRKSGDAKKLVVDDPEKLELVIAHGTPEGISAVATWLAVSTWLFVADWRMALAAVIVAPISFALLVLAMKSGGRFARDYQTAGQRMNAAVVEYIAGMPVVKIFNRSGESFREASEAVSAYTAAEKQMSDAYLPFGGTFLSLVLSNIVFIVPVGAFLIASGNLEITTLIFFIILGANYSRPLMKLFNLFHELAHISMGSSLVAEVLAAPPQADSGKVVPLKSHDVTFENVLFGYDVENVLHGVSFTAREGAVTALVGPSGSGKSTIASLIPRFFDVGSGRIAIGGVDVREIGLSQLMDTVAFVFQDTILFTDTIANNIRFGKPDATDVEVEAAAKAARAHEFIVELPEGYGTRLGDLGRKLSGGERQRIAIARAILKDAPVIVLDEATAFADPDNEAAIQEAIESLAAGRTLIVVAHRLHTISEADLIVTVDAGRVVDSGRHDDLVAANGLYAQLWDDFVAARRTGLRGASEVQTEA from the coding sequence ATGGCCACAGCAGATATTGCGCTTGAGAACGAACCAGATGCCGGTAGCAGCGGGAGCGCATCGGAAGCGCCTGATTATCTGGCGAGCCTGCGCCTGATATGGCCGTATCTGGCCGGGCAAAGGTTGAGCTTGCTTCTGGCGGTTTTGCTCGCGACGGTGGCCGTCGTTCTCGAACTGGTGCCGGTCTACGTCATTACCGTCTTTGTCGGTGAGTTGATCGCTGGAAGCCTGACGGCCGCGGGCCTTCTGACCTATACACTGGTTTCTCTCGGTGCAGTCGTGCTCGGCTATCTCGTGATGGGCGCGGCGACGATGGTATCGCATCTAGTTGCCTTCGAGGCGATCTACCGGCTGAGGCTGTCACTCTCGCGCCATCTCGCACGACTACCGCTCGGCTATTTTGCAGGACGGAAAAGCGGCGATGCGAAGAAGCTGGTTGTCGACGATCCGGAAAAACTGGAATTGGTGATCGCCCACGGTACCCCGGAGGGCATCAGCGCTGTAGCCACCTGGCTGGCGGTATCGACCTGGCTGTTCGTCGCCGATTGGCGCATGGCGCTGGCGGCGGTAATCGTCGCCCCCATCTCCTTCGCGCTCCTTGTGCTTGCCATGAAGTCAGGCGGGCGCTTTGCGCGCGATTATCAGACCGCCGGCCAACGGATGAACGCGGCGGTCGTCGAGTATATCGCAGGCATGCCGGTGGTGAAGATTTTCAATCGCTCCGGCGAAAGTTTCCGCGAAGCCAGCGAAGCTGTGAGCGCCTATACCGCCGCCGAAAAGCAAATGTCCGATGCCTATTTGCCTTTTGGCGGCACGTTCCTCAGCCTTGTGCTGTCGAACATTGTCTTCATCGTGCCCGTCGGCGCATTCCTGATCGCGTCTGGCAATCTCGAAATCACCACCCTCATTTTCTTCATCATCCTGGGTGCCAATTACAGCCGCCCCCTGATGAAGCTATTCAACCTGTTTCATGAGCTCGCCCATATCAGCATGGGCTCGAGTCTTGTTGCGGAAGTCCTGGCCGCGCCGCCACAGGCCGATAGTGGCAAGGTCGTCCCGCTTAAGAGTCATGACGTAACCTTCGAGAACGTTCTTTTCGGCTATGACGTGGAGAATGTGCTGCATGGCGTGTCCTTCACTGCCCGAGAAGGTGCGGTGACGGCTCTCGTGGGGCCATCCGGTTCCGGCAAGAGCACCATCGCCAGCCTCATCCCCCGCTTCTTTGACGTGGGTTCGGGCCGAATTGCCATCGGTGGCGTCGATGTACGCGAGATCGGGCTTAGCCAGCTCATGGACACCGTGGCCTTCGTTTTCCAGGATACCATTCTCTTCACTGACACGATCGCCAATAATATCCGTTTTGGCAAACCCGATGCGACAGATGTGGAAGTTGAAGCTGCGGCAAAGGCGGCGCGCGCCCATGAGTTCATCGTAGAATTGCCGGAGGGATACGGCACGCGGCTTGGCGATCTCGGCCGCAAATTGTCCGGCGGCGAGCGCCAACGTATCGCGATTGCACGAGCGATTCTGAAGGACGCGCCAGTCATCGTGCTGGACGAGGCAACCGCCTTCGCCGACCCCGACAACGAAGCGGCCATTCAGGAGGCCATCGAGTCCCTTGCAGCCGGCCGTACATTGATCGTGGTGGCGCACCGCCTCCATACGATTTCCGAGGCCGATCTAATCGTAACCGTGGATGCCGGCCGGGTCGTAGATTCGGGACGGCATGATGATCTGGTGGCCGCAAACGGTCTTTATGCACAGCTTTGGGATGATTTCGTCGCGGCGCGTCGGACGGGTCTGCGCGGCGCTTCGGAAGTACAGACGGAGGCGTGA
- a CDS encoding ABC transporter ATP-binding protein, with the protein MTDIESTMTGVTSDTNDIRSDLQSLKRLWELAGPLRGRIVTGVAYRFAQSFCLGLGFGTAIKLVTHLLRDGFSPDTGWALQITALAALSLAGQILFSHLAAKTTWLAAFDLGGQLRLSMLDRLRQLPLGFHLSRNRGDTVTMLTSDMQTVESFMSDGMPRIAEALGLPVAILIFLAFQDWVVALAALVSIAVAIPVYLKASRHLAKLGIRRQDMQAAAAARMIEFVQGIAVIRAFNRIAKGAEDFRTALETFRDLSVRMVMQLTLPLVGFGLILMLGVPLILFTAGWRWLGGEIDAATAITACMLIYATYGPLLGLIAVMENTRMADASLTRMDRILTAKPLPEPSTPKEPQGFDITFNDVRFGYNGEMVVEALSFTAPERTMTAIVGPSGAGKSTVLNLIPRFWDVGGGAIMIGGVDIREMSSERLANLITVVFQDVYLFSGTIFDNIAFGRPSASAEDVEAAARTAQAHEFITGLSNGYQTRVGEGGASLSGGERQRISIARAILKDAPIILLDEATAAIDPTNERALQAALAALVAEKTLIVVAHKLSTVQAADEILVLDAGRIVERGLHSDLVGTDGLYAGLWRHWTEAANWRIGHKSPQNWKHRDEA; encoded by the coding sequence ATGACTGACATCGAAAGCACGATGACTGGTGTAACGTCGGATACGAACGATATCCGCTCCGATCTTCAAAGTCTGAAGCGGCTATGGGAGCTTGCCGGGCCGCTGCGGGGCAGGATCGTGACAGGCGTTGCCTACCGGTTCGCTCAATCCTTCTGCCTGGGGCTTGGGTTCGGAACGGCGATCAAGCTTGTCACCCATCTTCTTCGCGATGGCTTTAGTCCAGACACAGGCTGGGCGCTTCAGATCACCGCGTTGGCGGCGCTGTCCCTCGCCGGGCAAATCCTGTTCAGCCACCTGGCGGCGAAAACGACCTGGCTTGCCGCTTTCGATCTCGGCGGCCAGCTACGCCTGTCCATGCTCGACAGGCTGCGGCAATTGCCGCTCGGCTTTCATCTGTCGCGTAATCGCGGCGACACGGTGACCATGCTGACCTCGGACATGCAGACGGTAGAAAGCTTCATGTCGGATGGCATGCCGCGCATCGCCGAGGCCCTGGGCCTGCCCGTCGCAATCCTGATCTTCCTTGCCTTTCAGGACTGGGTGGTGGCTCTGGCCGCGCTTGTGTCGATCGCCGTCGCTATCCCGGTCTATCTCAAGGCCAGTCGGCATCTGGCGAAGCTCGGCATTCGGCGTCAGGACATGCAGGCTGCTGCGGCGGCTCGCATGATCGAATTCGTCCAGGGGATTGCCGTCATCCGTGCCTTCAACCGGATCGCCAAAGGGGCGGAGGATTTCAGGACCGCGCTCGAAACCTTCCGCGATCTGTCGGTCCGGATGGTGATGCAGTTGACGTTGCCTCTTGTGGGTTTTGGCCTGATCCTGATGCTTGGCGTTCCCCTCATCCTCTTTACCGCCGGCTGGCGATGGCTGGGCGGCGAGATCGATGCGGCGACCGCCATCACTGCCTGTATGCTGATCTACGCCACCTATGGTCCCCTTCTAGGCTTGATCGCGGTGATGGAAAATACACGCATGGCTGATGCGTCATTGACCCGCATGGACCGCATTTTGACAGCAAAGCCATTGCCCGAGCCGTCGACGCCCAAGGAACCTCAGGGTTTCGATATCACGTTCAACGATGTCCGCTTTGGATACAACGGCGAGATGGTCGTAGAGGCACTGTCGTTCACAGCGCCCGAACGAACGATGACGGCGATTGTCGGGCCATCGGGGGCCGGTAAGAGCACGGTATTGAACCTCATACCGCGTTTTTGGGACGTTGGTGGCGGTGCCATCATGATCGGTGGTGTCGATATCAGGGAAATGTCGTCGGAACGGCTGGCAAACCTCATCACCGTTGTCTTCCAGGATGTCTACCTCTTCTCGGGCACGATCTTCGACAACATAGCCTTTGGCCGACCGAGTGCTTCGGCGGAGGACGTGGAAGCTGCGGCCCGCACCGCACAGGCCCACGAATTCATCACGGGGTTGTCAAATGGATACCAGACTCGTGTCGGTGAAGGTGGCGCGTCGCTTTCGGGGGGTGAGCGCCAGCGCATCTCCATCGCGCGGGCGATCCTGAAAGACGCGCCGATCATTCTGCTGGACGAGGCGACCGCCGCTATCGACCCGACCAACGAGCGGGCTTTGCAGGCGGCGCTTGCCGCCCTTGTCGCCGAGAAGACCCTCATTGTGGTGGCGCACAAGCTCTCCACAGTCCAGGCTGCGGATGAAATCCTGGTGCTCGACGCCGGAAGGATCGTCGAGCGCGGCCTCCACAGCGATCTGGTCGGCACGGACGGCCTTTATGCCGGATTGTGGCGGCACTGGACCGAAGCCGCAAATTGGCGGATTGGCCATAAGTCGCCACAGAACTGGAAACATCGCGATGAGGCTTGA
- a CDS encoding TetR/AcrR family transcriptional regulator yields the protein MRLERPRSVGRPARISREDIADAALEIGLHAATVKTIAGRLGVDHSSLYRHVKGWDDIVFAAADRAIATLDWERETEDWRDYIHAAAEAVWELYARNPGLAEAMRTMDRTPPAGIRAFSRACRHLEAQGFGTEDAALIMDSVMDMTSDSASMWERLRRENADGTIAERLRASWQAGADDQTETHVCLMSAVIEGEPKEWWRKKLLLLIRGAAALLEARFPGSSSSQTEN from the coding sequence ATGAGGCTTGAGCGTCCAAGATCGGTTGGTCGGCCAGCGCGTATTTCGCGCGAGGATATCGCTGACGCGGCCTTGGAAATTGGTCTGCACGCGGCAACGGTGAAAACAATTGCCGGGCGCCTCGGCGTCGATCATTCCTCGCTCTACCGGCACGTCAAAGGTTGGGATGATATTGTCTTCGCGGCGGCGGACCGGGCGATCGCGACACTCGACTGGGAGCGAGAAACGGAAGACTGGCGTGATTATATTCATGCGGCCGCGGAGGCCGTATGGGAGCTTTACGCCCGTAACCCCGGCTTGGCTGAGGCCATGCGCACCATGGACAGGACGCCGCCTGCTGGTATCCGCGCCTTCTCCCGGGCCTGCCGTCATCTTGAGGCACAGGGGTTCGGTACTGAGGACGCCGCACTGATCATGGACAGCGTAATGGACATGACCAGCGACAGCGCGTCGATGTGGGAGCGTCTGCGTCGCGAAAACGCCGATGGTACAATTGCCGAGCGCCTTCGGGCCTCGTGGCAGGCCGGCGCCGACGATCAAACTGAGACGCATGTATGCCTGATGAGTGCCGTGATCGAAGGCGAACCAAAAGAATGGTGGCGAAAGAAACTTTTGCTGTTGATCCGAGGTGCGGCGGCGTTGCTCGAGGCTCGCTTTCCTGGATCGAGTTCCAGCCAAACGGAGAACTGA
- a CDS encoding LysR family transcriptional regulator, whose protein sequence is MRRNKKNRNARPTDSQKKVLRDVSRIPLAALRQAVVVAEHLNFRHAANALGVSQSSVSTRIKNLEEELGILIFERRHHGVRLTDTGRWFIDEITVGIEQLDHAINLAGAVSRCEVGQLRLGVCSPISGGFLAELRQHYQNALPGIKMILVEGARSELIRQVIEGALDIALVIGQSDIPSCHTRMLWTESMIVTVSAMHPLAERGRGIKWSDLLDELFLFRRGGASLQAYQHVIRRFGERGLTPRVERRAVGRDTLAQMVAEDEGVTLTCESATDARTTGVRYLKVLDEPEDVAFVGVWFPHNRNPALRAFLDIALKFARHAPTRINLRSSVAPSQTPDP, encoded by the coding sequence ATGAGGCGTAATAAGAAGAACAGGAATGCTCGTCCGACCGATTCTCAAAAGAAAGTTCTTCGAGATGTCAGCAGGATTCCGCTCGCAGCCCTAAGGCAAGCAGTGGTCGTAGCCGAGCACCTCAATTTTCGACACGCTGCCAATGCCCTCGGCGTTAGCCAGTCGAGCGTGAGCACCCGCATCAAAAATTTAGAAGAAGAACTCGGCATCCTTATCTTTGAGCGCCGCCACCACGGCGTGAGGCTGACAGATACAGGTCGTTGGTTCATTGATGAAATCACTGTTGGCATCGAGCAGCTCGACCACGCAATAAATTTGGCCGGTGCTGTTTCTCGGTGCGAAGTTGGGCAGCTTCGGTTGGGGGTTTGCTCGCCAATTTCAGGCGGGTTCTTAGCCGAACTCCGCCAGCACTATCAGAATGCCTTGCCCGGAATTAAAATGATTCTTGTGGAGGGGGCGCGATCGGAACTAATTCGGCAAGTGATTGAAGGTGCGCTCGATATCGCCTTGGTGATTGGCCAGTCGGATATACCGAGTTGTCACACGCGCATGCTGTGGACCGAATCCATGATTGTCACGGTCTCGGCAATGCATCCGTTGGCGGAGCGTGGGCGCGGAATCAAATGGTCGGATCTTCTGGACGAACTTTTTTTGTTTCGTCGTGGTGGGGCCTCGCTACAGGCTTATCAGCATGTCATCAGACGATTTGGTGAACGCGGTCTCACTCCGCGTGTCGAGAGACGAGCTGTTGGGCGCGATACGCTAGCCCAAATGGTTGCAGAAGATGAAGGTGTCACCTTGACATGCGAGTCGGCAACGGATGCTCGCACAACGGGAGTTCGATATCTTAAAGTTCTAGATGAACCAGAAGATGTTGCGTTTGTCGGTGTCTGGTTTCCTCACAATCGCAATCCAGCCTTACGCGCATTCCTCGATATTGCGCTCAAGTTCGCACGTCACGCGCCGACGCGGATTAATCTGCGGTCATCCGTCGCGCCTTCGCAAACCCCCGATCCGTAG
- a CDS encoding DUF2274 domain-containing protein produces MTKLKLGPLPDDKPVKVTVELPAPLHRDLVAYADVLARETGQPVADPVKLIVPMLERFIATDRGFAKARRMTAD; encoded by the coding sequence ATGACGAAACTGAAACTTGGGCCGCTGCCCGACGACAAGCCAGTGAAGGTGACGGTGGAACTGCCTGCGCCGCTCCACCGTGATCTCGTCGCCTATGCCGACGTGCTGGCCCGCGAAACCGGCCAGCCCGTCGCCGATCCCGTGAAGCTCATCGTGCCGATGCTGGAGCGTTTCATCGCTACGGATCGGGGGTTTGCGAAGGCGCGACGGATGACCGCAGATTAA
- a CDS encoding TrbI/VirB10 family protein, with protein sequence MSDTETAAPMRLRAEPPRVTRLSRKMLAGVGAVALLGIGGALIYALQTPDRSGTDEELYSTENRPTADGLTGLPSDYTGPVLGPALPGDLGRPILDAQERGQPVASPAIATPAVDPEEERRRAEEEAARLSNVFFQSGPRGTTPGAAAPGVANPNSGGQSATQDRHAAFLNGPVDRQTVAADRIMLPASPYILQAGSVIPAALITGIRSDLPGQITAQVTENVYDSPTGSLLLIPQGTRIIGQYDDGVTFGQRRVLLVWNRLILPGGRSIVLERLPGADASGYAGLEDGVDYHWWDVMKAAGLSTLLGVGTELATDDEDRLIRAIRDGAQDTINQAGQQIVQRQLQVAPTLTIRPGFPVRIIVTRDLVFEPAGG encoded by the coding sequence ATGAGTGACACCGAAACCGCAGCCCCGATGCGCCTGCGTGCGGAACCCCCGCGCGTCACGCGACTGTCCCGGAAGATGCTTGCCGGCGTCGGCGCGGTGGCCCTTCTCGGCATCGGCGGGGCGCTGATCTATGCTCTTCAGACGCCTGACAGAAGCGGGACCGACGAAGAACTCTATTCCACCGAGAACCGGCCCACCGCGGATGGCCTCACCGGCCTGCCGTCCGACTATACCGGGCCGGTCCTCGGTCCGGCACTGCCGGGCGATCTCGGCCGTCCAATCCTTGACGCGCAGGAACGTGGACAACCCGTCGCTTCGCCCGCCATCGCCACACCTGCCGTCGATCCCGAGGAAGAACGCCGACGCGCCGAGGAAGAAGCCGCGCGGCTCAGCAACGTGTTCTTCCAGTCCGGCCCGCGCGGGACCACACCTGGCGCCGCCGCACCCGGCGTTGCGAACCCCAACTCTGGAGGCCAGTCCGCAACGCAGGACAGGCATGCGGCATTCCTCAACGGTCCGGTGGACCGGCAGACCGTCGCGGCGGATCGCATCATGCTGCCGGCATCGCCCTATATCCTGCAGGCGGGTTCCGTCATCCCCGCCGCGCTCATCACTGGCATCCGTTCGGACCTTCCGGGCCAGATCACCGCGCAAGTCACCGAGAATGTCTATGACAGCCCGACCGGCTCGCTGCTCCTGATCCCGCAGGGGACGAGGATCATCGGTCAATATGATGACGGCGTGACCTTCGGTCAGCGCCGCGTGTTGCTGGTCTGGAACCGCCTGATCCTGCCGGGCGGCCGCTCAATCGTGCTGGAGCGCCTGCCGGGCGCGGATGCCTCCGGCTATGCCGGGCTCGAGGATGGCGTCGATTATCACTGGTGGGATGTGATGAAAGCCGCCGGGCTGTCCACCTTGCTTGGCGTCGGCACGGAACTCGCCACCGATGACGAGGACCGGCTGATCCGCGCCATTCGCGACGGCGCGCAGGATACCATCAATCAGGCCGGCCAGCAGATCGTCCAGCGCCAGTTGCAGGTCGCGCCCACGCTGACCATCCGGCCAGGTTTCCCGGTCAGGATCATCGTGACGCGAGATTTGGTATTCGAGCCCGCAGGAGGTTGA
- the trbG gene encoding P-type conjugative transfer protein TrbG, with the protein MIRTSFRKRVLPGFRKSAFAVSLLSASVLAGCATNHTPQFSYDESVPPVPTVQAAATDDRPRPLHTPPAWTVARGGQAAGTPTGRVENANAAARVEPRREGYYNAIQIYPWSEGALYQVYGSPGQITDIALEPGESLTGAGPIAAGDTTRWIIGDTESGSGNSRRVHILVKPTRPDITTNLVVTTDRRTYMIELRARESLYMPSVAWAYPAPPAGQHQSVPAAPIIPAEAARKYRYGLQVQGDSPPWRPVSVFDDGRRVYVVFPAGIAQGEMPPLFVLGSDGEPQIVNSRIHRNVLIVDRLFGAAELRLGSGEHQQVVRVVRIEERKAAAQQQGGTHDGGSSS; encoded by the coding sequence ATGATCCGCACGTCCTTCCGTAAACGCGTCCTTCCGGGTTTTCGCAAATCCGCCTTTGCGGTTTCGCTGCTTTCCGCGAGCGTGCTGGCCGGCTGCGCTACCAATCACACGCCGCAATTCTCCTATGACGAGTCAGTGCCGCCGGTGCCCACGGTGCAGGCGGCCGCCACCGATGACCGTCCCCGGCCATTGCACACGCCGCCGGCCTGGACCGTCGCGCGCGGGGGACAGGCGGCCGGTACGCCGACCGGCCGGGTCGAGAACGCCAATGCCGCCGCTCGCGTCGAGCCACGACGCGAGGGCTACTACAACGCCATCCAGATTTATCCCTGGAGCGAAGGCGCGCTCTATCAGGTCTACGGTTCGCCGGGGCAGATCACCGACATCGCGCTGGAGCCCGGCGAGAGCCTGACCGGCGCGGGACCGATCGCGGCGGGCGACACGACCCGCTGGATCATCGGCGATACCGAGAGCGGGAGCGGCAACAGCCGCCGCGTTCATATCCTCGTCAAGCCGACCCGGCCGGACATCACCACCAACCTTGTCGTCACCACCGACCGCCGTACCTACATGATCGAGCTTCGCGCGCGGGAATCGCTCTACATGCCTTCCGTGGCCTGGGCCTATCCCGCGCCGCCGGCAGGGCAGCACCAGAGCGTGCCCGCAGCCCCGATCATTCCGGCCGAAGCCGCGCGCAAATACCGTTACGGATTGCAGGTGCAGGGTGATAGCCCGCCATGGCGGCCGGTCTCCGTCTTTGATGACGGGCGGCGCGTCTATGTCGTCTTCCCGGCCGGCATCGCGCAGGGCGAGATGCCGCCTCTGTTCGTCCTCGGCTCCGATGGTGAGCCGCAGATCGTCAACAGCCGCATCCATCGCAACGTCCTGATCGTGGACCGCCTGTTCGGCGCGGCCGAACTGCGTCTTGGTAGCGGCGAGCATCAGCAGGTCGTCAGGGTCGTGCGCATTGAAGAGCGGAAGGCGGCCGCTCAGCAACAAGGCGGCACGCACGACGGAGGGTCATCGTCATGA
- the trbF gene encoding conjugal transfer protein TrbF, protein MNLFKRPSTHYSKTPEPETPYQKAAQVWDERIGSARVQAKNWRYMAFGSLILSAGFAAALVWQSARGTVVPWVVQVDNLGQAQAVAPANADYRPTDPQVAFHLGRFIEEVRSIPADPIIVRQNWLRAYEFTTDRGAAALNDYARSNDPFAKVGHQQIAVEVSSVIRASPDSFRVAWTERHYENGQLSTTERWTAILTIVIQTPRTAERLRANPLGIYVNAISWSREMGQ, encoded by the coding sequence ATGAATCTCTTCAAACGACCATCGACCCATTACAGCAAGACGCCGGAACCCGAGACCCCGTACCAGAAAGCCGCGCAGGTCTGGGACGAGCGTATCGGCTCGGCCCGCGTGCAGGCGAAAAACTGGCGCTATATGGCCTTCGGCTCCCTGATCCTTTCGGCCGGCTTCGCCGCCGCCCTGGTCTGGCAATCGGCACGCGGAACCGTGGTGCCCTGGGTGGTGCAGGTGGACAATCTCGGTCAGGCGCAGGCTGTCGCGCCCGCGAATGCCGACTATCGGCCGACCGATCCGCAGGTCGCCTTCCATCTCGGCCGCTTCATCGAAGAGGTCCGCTCGATCCCCGCCGATCCGATCATCGTGCGCCAGAACTGGCTGCGGGCCTATGAGTTTACCACCGATCGCGGCGCGGCCGCTCTGAACGATTATGCACGCAGCAACGATCCATTCGCGAAGGTCGGCCACCAACAGATCGCGGTCGAAGTGTCGAGCGTCATCCGGGCATCCCCCGACAGCTTCCGCGTGGCATGGACCGAACGCCACTATGAGAACGGCCAGCTCTCCACGACGGAGCGATGGACCGCGATCCTGACCATCGTCATCCAGACTCCGCGCACTGCGGAGCGCCTGCGCGCCAATCCCCTTGGCATCTATGTCAACGCGATCTCCTGGTCGCGGGAGATGGGCCAATGA